Proteins encoded by one window of Streptomyces sp. ALI-76-A:
- a CDS encoding nitrate- and nitrite sensing domain-containing protein yields the protein MQGRFKRDGSASAEPEPHGGTGPMAGSSSPQHAQNPGPAASGDGGERSGRPGASASSNPSAPTTPPVKPPKGSTGPGPRIALRNWRISTRLVALLTLPVVAATSLGALRINQSMDDIQQLDNMRLLTEMTKQATELAAALQEERDKSAGPLAHGAVATDYTVRGTRTKTDRAVDTFKNAAEDIDASNLQGVRESLVGLVRDLSGLSKIRSTAYRTKANASQTVEGYHRLITHLLDLSQDMAEATSNPEMIQRTRALSAFSSAKEYASIQRAILAAALPADDKTFGDLSENDRLYAEGALESENSELESFSSIFGRDEAPEMLKPVEEGNPTIQATDTWAGRALGRVDGLNGLDKRSYKDWVDDSSIKIEQMGNIEHTLLEDMEQKARELRNEAEREAIISGVLILLVLGVSLVGAFVVARSMIRSLRRLQETATKVAQDRLPELVKQLSESDPQDVDTSVESVGVHSRDEIGQVAAAFDDVHREAVRLAAEQALLRGNVNAMFTNLSRRSQGLIQRQLSLISELESREADPDQLSSLFKLDHLATRMRRNGENLLVLAGEEPGRRWTRPVPLVDVLRAAASEVEQYERIELSSVPTTEVAGRVVNDLVHLLAELLENATSFSSPQTKVKVTGHALPDGRVLIEIHDTGIGLSPEDLAAINERLASPPTVDVSVSRRMGLFVVGRLSQRHGIRIQLRPSDSGGTTALVMLPVDVAQGGKKPQPKQGQGAGGANGMAASQAAAGVAAARRGGGMGGGALGAGAPSGGLLGAGQGPRAALPGRDAGGRPGAPGGARGPQGAGAPQQGRPAPAGAGAGFGGQAPGAPQGLQAAGTGGPQGQDPFGGGQDSFGGARGAVPPKSAPSGQGAEQQQGRRRRPQLPGRGGPRAELPGSNQQPRTPSWSDENAQPPVPRASLDAPRGHDEQDPAQTSRMPRIDDRQGPGATTEMPAVPRSDGRQGSGSPSDFGRPDFDAPAPGAPQHTGQFARPGTSGGQNGRNGQGTDDPFARPDVFGTQGGQNNPSSPSNTGQFASPQAYDNGSTGQFPQPGYDGGSTGQHVLPGSQSPAHIPSSTGQFERPQVNGGRGGDFGVPRPPVPPRPQQRPARPEPDNRRPGDGWELPPAGPGDGRTPLYDTLETNWFHGQQNGQHDGQQGNGPAPVPAAPQQQPQAPAAPQRPVASSWRSSPNDELVRQAERVRQPAAGGVTTSGLPRRVPRANLVPGTAQQQQHQAGPQVSRAPDDVRGRLTNLRRGIAQGRQAGNGQTGSFPSPTHQQEH from the coding sequence GTGCAGGGACGTTTCAAGAGGGATGGCAGTGCTTCGGCCGAGCCGGAGCCGCATGGCGGGACTGGCCCGATGGCCGGCAGCTCCTCGCCCCAGCACGCCCAGAACCCGGGCCCGGCCGCGTCCGGCGACGGCGGTGAGCGCTCCGGGCGCCCCGGCGCGTCCGCGTCGTCGAACCCGTCCGCTCCGACCACGCCACCGGTGAAACCGCCGAAGGGCTCGACCGGCCCCGGCCCGCGAATAGCCCTGCGCAACTGGCGCATCTCGACGCGTCTGGTGGCACTGCTGACGCTCCCGGTGGTCGCGGCCACCTCGCTGGGCGCGCTGCGTATCAACCAGTCCATGGACGACATCCAGCAGCTCGACAACATGCGGCTGCTGACCGAGATGACCAAGCAGGCCACCGAGCTCGCGGCCGCGCTCCAGGAGGAGCGCGACAAGTCGGCCGGCCCGCTGGCGCACGGCGCCGTGGCGACCGACTACACGGTCAGGGGCACCCGGACCAAGACGGACCGGGCCGTGGACACCTTCAAGAACGCCGCGGAGGACATCGACGCCTCCAACCTCCAGGGGGTGCGCGAGAGCCTGGTGGGCCTCGTCCGCGACCTGAGCGGCCTGTCGAAGATCCGCTCCACGGCCTACCGGACCAAGGCCAACGCCTCCCAGACGGTCGAGGGCTACCACCGCCTCATCACCCACCTGCTGGACCTCTCGCAGGACATGGCCGAGGCCACCAGCAACCCCGAGATGATCCAGCGCACGCGCGCCCTGTCGGCGTTCTCGTCGGCCAAGGAGTACGCGTCCATCCAGCGCGCGATCCTCGCGGCGGCGCTGCCCGCCGACGACAAGACGTTCGGCGACCTCTCCGAGAACGACCGTCTGTACGCCGAGGGCGCCCTGGAGAGCGAGAACTCCGAACTCGAGAGCTTCAGCAGCATCTTCGGCAGGGACGAGGCCCCCGAGATGCTCAAGCCCGTCGAGGAGGGCAACCCCACCATCCAGGCCACCGACACCTGGGCCGGGCGCGCCCTCGGCCGGGTGGACGGCCTGAACGGACTGGACAAGCGCTCCTACAAGGACTGGGTCGACGACAGCTCGATCAAGATCGAGCAGATGGGCAACATCGAGCACACGCTGCTCGAGGACATGGAGCAGAAGGCCCGCGAGCTGCGCAACGAGGCGGAGCGCGAAGCGATCATCTCCGGTGTGCTGATCCTGCTCGTGCTCGGCGTCTCGCTGGTCGGCGCCTTCGTCGTCGCCCGGTCCATGATCCGCTCGCTGCGCCGCCTCCAGGAGACCGCCACCAAGGTCGCCCAGGACCGGCTGCCCGAGCTGGTCAAGCAGCTGTCCGAGTCCGACCCGCAGGACGTCGACACCTCCGTCGAGTCGGTCGGTGTGCACTCCCGGGACGAGATCGGCCAGGTCGCCGCGGCCTTCGACGACGTGCACCGCGAGGCGGTCCGCCTCGCCGCCGAGCAGGCCCTGCTGCGGGGCAACGTCAACGCGATGTTCACCAACCTCTCGCGCCGCTCCCAGGGTCTGATCCAGCGCCAGCTGTCGCTGATCTCCGAGCTGGAGTCCCGCGAGGCCGACCCGGACCAGCTGTCCTCCCTGTTCAAGCTCGACCACCTCGCGACCCGCATGCGCCGTAACGGTGAGAACCTCCTCGTCCTCGCCGGTGAGGAGCCCGGCCGTCGCTGGACCCGGCCGGTGCCGCTGGTCGACGTGCTGCGTGCCGCCGCCTCCGAGGTGGAGCAGTACGAGCGCATCGAGCTGTCCTCCGTGCCGACCACCGAAGTGGCCGGCCGCGTGGTCAACGACCTCGTGCACCTGCTCGCCGAGCTGCTGGAGAACGCCACCTCGTTCTCCTCCCCGCAGACCAAGGTCAAGGTCACCGGTCACGCGCTGCCCGACGGCCGGGTGCTGATCGAGATCCACGACACCGGTATCGGCCTCTCCCCCGAGGACCTCGCGGCGATCAACGAGCGGCTCGCCTCGCCGCCCACCGTGGACGTGTCCGTCTCTCGCCGCATGGGTCTGTTCGTGGTCGGCCGCCTTTCACAGCGGCACGGCATCCGCATCCAGCTGCGCCCGTCCGACTCCGGTGGCACGACCGCGCTGGTCATGCTGCCCGTCGATGTCGCCCAGGGCGGCAAGAAGCCCCAGCCGAAGCAGGGCCAGGGCGCGGGCGGAGCCAACGGCATGGCCGCCTCGCAGGCCGCGGCCGGTGTCGCCGCGGCCCGCCGCGGTGGCGGTATGGGCGGTGGCGCCCTGGGCGCCGGTGCCCCCAGCGGCGGTCTGCTCGGTGCCGGTCAGGGACCGCGGGCCGCGCTGCCCGGGCGGGACGCGGGCGGTCGTCCGGGTGCCCCGGGCGGAGCGCGCGGACCGCAGGGCGCGGGTGCGCCCCAGCAGGGCCGGCCGGCTCCGGCCGGTGCGGGCGCCGGCTTCGGCGGTCAGGCACCGGGTGCGCCGCAGGGCCTTCAGGCCGCCGGCACCGGTGGACCGCAGGGCCAGGACCCGTTCGGCGGCGGTCAGGACAGCTTCGGCGGCGCCCGGGGTGCCGTACCCCCGAAGTCGGCGCCCTCCGGACAGGGTGCCGAGCAGCAGCAGGGCCGGCGCCGTCGGCCGCAGCTGCCGGGGCGCGGTGGCCCGCGGGCCGAGCTTCCCGGGAGCAACCAGCAGCCCCGTACGCCCAGTTGGAGCGACGAGAACGCACAGCCGCCGGTGCCGCGCGCCTCGCTGGACGCTCCGCGCGGCCACGACGAGCAGGACCCGGCGCAGACCTCCCGGATGCCGCGGATCGACGACCGGCAGGGCCCGGGCGCGACGACGGAGATGCCGGCGGTCCCGCGGTCCGACGGCCGTCAGGGTTCCGGGTCCCCGTCCGACTTCGGCCGCCCGGATTTCGACGCCCCGGCGCCCGGAGCCCCGCAGCACACCGGGCAGTTCGCCCGCCCGGGTACGAGCGGCGGCCAGAACGGCCGGAACGGCCAGGGCACGGACGACCCGTTCGCCCGCCCGGACGTGTTCGGTACCCAGGGCGGTCAGAACAACCCGTCCAGTCCGTCGAACACGGGCCAGTTCGCCTCCCCGCAGGCGTACGACAACGGCTCCACCGGCCAGTTCCCGCAGCCCGGTTACGACGGCGGCTCCACGGGCCAGCACGTCCTGCCGGGCAGCCAGAGCCCCGCGCACATCCCCTCGTCCACGGGCCAGTTCGAGCGCCCGCAGGTCAACGGCGGGCGGGGCGGCGACTTCGGTGTCCCGCGCCCGCCGGTCCCGCCGCGTCCGCAGCAGCGGCCCGCCCGCCCGGAGCCGGACAACCGGCGACCGGGTGACGGGTGGGAACTGCCGCCGGCCGGTCCCGGCGACGGTCGTACACCGCTGTACGACACGCTGGAGACCAACTGGTTCCACGGACAGCAGAACGGACAGCACGACGGGCAGCAGGGCAACGGCCCGGCTCCCGTCCCGGCGGCCCCGCAGCAGCAGCCGCAGGCTCCCGCCGCCCCCCAACGTCCCGTCGCCAGCTCCTGGCGCAGCTCGCCGAACGACGAACTCGTCCGGCAGGCAGAGCGCGTACGGCAGCCGGCCGCGGGCGGCGTCACCACCTCCGGCCTTCCGCGCCGGGTGCCCAGGGCGAACCTCGTCCCGGGCACGGCTCAACAGCAACAGCACCAAGCCGGTCCGCAGGTCTCGCGTGCGCCTGACGACGTACGCGGCCGGCTGACCAATCTCCGTCGGGGCATCGCCCAGGGTCGACAGGCCGGCAACGGCCAGACCGGAAGCTTCCCGAGCCCCACTCACCAGCAGGAGCATTAG
- a CDS encoding fumarylacetoacetate hydrolase family protein, which yields MRIARFSIDGNVAFGAVEGDRPDELVLDIIKGIPFADFELSGTKVPLSKVRLLPPVLPNKVVAYGRNYAEHARELGNEVPDAPFAFFKPSTSVIGHGDAIQYPSFSEDLHHEAELAVVIGRMCREVPRERVKDVILGYTCANDVTARDVQKREKQWARAKGFDTACPLGPWVETDLDHSDLTIQLTVNGQQRQLGRTSEMIHSVEDLIVNITEAMTLLPGDVILTGTPAGVGPLTVGDEVAVTIEGIGTLTNKVVKRG from the coding sequence GTGCGCATCGCCAGATTCTCCATCGACGGGAACGTCGCCTTCGGCGCGGTCGAGGGCGACAGGCCGGACGAGCTCGTCCTCGACATCATCAAGGGCATCCCGTTCGCGGACTTCGAGCTCTCCGGTACGAAGGTCCCGCTGAGCAAGGTGAGGCTGCTGCCGCCCGTGCTCCCCAACAAGGTCGTGGCCTACGGCCGCAACTACGCGGAGCACGCGAGGGAACTCGGCAACGAGGTGCCCGACGCCCCGTTCGCCTTCTTCAAGCCCTCCACCTCGGTGATCGGCCACGGCGACGCGATCCAGTACCCCTCCTTCTCCGAGGACCTCCACCACGAGGCCGAACTGGCCGTCGTGATCGGCCGCATGTGCCGCGAGGTCCCGCGCGAGCGCGTCAAGGACGTCATCCTCGGCTACACCTGCGCCAACGACGTCACCGCCCGCGACGTCCAGAAGCGCGAGAAGCAGTGGGCCCGGGCGAAGGGCTTCGACACCGCCTGCCCGCTCGGCCCCTGGGTGGAGACGGACCTGGACCACTCCGACCTGACCATCCAGCTCACGGTCAACGGGCAGCAGCGCCAGCTCGGCCGCACCAGCGAGATGATCCACTCCGTCGAGGACCTGATCGTCAACATCACCGAGGCCATGACGCTGCTCCCCGGCGACGTGATCCTCACGGGCACCCCGGCAGGCGTCGGGCCGCTCACCGTCGGCGACGAGGTCGCCGTCACCATCGAAGGCATCGGCACTCTCACCAACAAGGTTGTCAAGCGTGGCTAG
- the gltX gene encoding glutamate--tRNA ligase, translating into MASAPGSPVRVRFCPSPTGNPHVGLVRTALFNWAFARHHQGTLVFRIEDTDAARDSEESYEQLLDSMRWLGFDWDEGPEIGGPHAPYRQSQRMDLYKDVAARLLDGGHAYRCYCSQEELDTRREAARAAGKPSGYDGHCRDLSAGQAEEYQAQGRTPIVRFRMPDEPITFTDLVRGEITYLPENVPDYGIVRANGAPLYTLVNPVDDALMDITHVLRGEDLLSSTPRQIALYKAMIELGVAQRIPSFGHLPYVMGEGNKKLSKRDPQSSLNLYRERGFLPEGLLNYLSLLGWSLSADQDIFTMDEMVAAFDVADVNPNPARFDLKKCEAINADHIRLLDVKDFTERCAPWLKAPFAPWAPEAFDEAKWQAIAPHAQTRLKVLSEITDNVDFLFLPEPVFDEASWTKAMKEGSDALLRTAREKLDSADWTSPESLKEAVLAAGEAHGLKLGKAQAPVRVAVTGRTVGLPLFESLEILGKDRTLARIDSALARLAG; encoded by the coding sequence GTGGCTAGCGCACCCGGCTCCCCCGTCCGCGTCCGATTCTGTCCGTCGCCCACCGGTAACCCGCACGTGGGCCTGGTCCGGACCGCCCTGTTCAACTGGGCGTTCGCCCGGCACCACCAGGGCACCCTGGTCTTCCGCATCGAGGACACCGACGCGGCCCGCGACTCCGAGGAGTCGTACGAGCAGCTCCTCGACTCGATGCGCTGGCTCGGCTTCGACTGGGACGAGGGCCCCGAGATCGGCGGCCCGCACGCGCCCTACCGCCAGTCGCAGCGCATGGACCTCTACAAGGACGTCGCCGCCAGGCTCCTGGACGGCGGCCACGCCTACCGCTGCTACTGCTCCCAGGAGGAGCTGGACACCCGCCGCGAGGCCGCCCGCGCCGCCGGCAAGCCCTCCGGCTACGACGGCCACTGCCGCGACCTGAGCGCCGGGCAGGCAGAGGAGTACCAGGCCCAGGGTCGCACGCCCATCGTCCGCTTCCGCATGCCCGACGAGCCGATCACCTTCACGGACCTGGTCCGCGGCGAGATCACGTACCTGCCGGAGAACGTGCCGGACTACGGGATCGTACGAGCCAACGGCGCCCCGCTGTACACGCTGGTGAACCCGGTCGACGACGCGCTGATGGACATCACGCACGTCCTGCGCGGCGAGGACCTGCTGTCCTCGACGCCCCGGCAGATCGCCCTGTACAAGGCGATGATCGAACTGGGAGTCGCCCAGCGGATCCCGTCCTTCGGTCACCTGCCGTACGTGATGGGCGAGGGCAACAAGAAGCTGTCGAAGCGCGACCCGCAGTCGTCGCTCAACCTCTACCGCGAGCGCGGCTTCCTTCCCGAGGGACTGCTCAACTACCTGTCCCTCCTCGGCTGGTCGCTCTCCGCCGACCAGGACATCTTCACGATGGACGAGATGGTCGCGGCCTTCGACGTCGCGGACGTGAACCCCAACCCGGCGCGCTTCGACCTGAAGAAGTGCGAGGCGATCAACGCCGACCACATCCGGCTGCTCGACGTGAAGGACTTCACGGAGCGCTGCGCCCCGTGGCTGAAGGCCCCGTTCGCCCCGTGGGCCCCGGAGGCCTTCGACGAGGCGAAGTGGCAGGCCATCGCCCCGCACGCCCAGACCCGCCTCAAGGTCCTCTCGGAGATCACCGACAACGTCGACTTCCTGTTCCTGCCGGAGCCGGTGTTCGACGAGGCGAGCTGGACCAAGGCGATGAAGGAGGGCAGCGACGCCCTGCTGCGCACGGCCCGCGAGAAGCTGGACTCCGCGGACTGGACCTCTCCCGAGTCCCTCAAGGAGGCCGTCCTGGCCGCCGGCGAGGCGCACGGCCTCAAGCTCGGCAAGGCCCAGGCGCCGGTCCGCGTGGCCGTCACCGGCCGCACGGTCGGCCTGCCCCTCTTCGAGTCCCTGGAGATCCTCGGCAAGGACAGGACGCTGGCCCGCATCGACTCGGCGCTGGCCAGGCTGGCCGGCTGA
- a CDS encoding HAD family hydrolase, with amino-acid sequence MSLKAVVWDVDDTIFDYTTADRAGMRGHLAAEGLLDGYESVERALARWREVTDAQWARFAAGEATFQGQRRDRVRVFLDDAALTDAEADAWFQRYITHYEAAWALFPDVLPVLDALAASHRHAVLSNSSLHVQDRKLRLLGVHDRFEAILCAAELGVSKPAARAFLAACEALELAPHEVAYVGDHPEIDGRGAADAGLLSVWIDRGGQYATVDPPTGPHRIASLAELPAILGADTRFGAPSTFG; translated from the coding sequence ATGTCGCTGAAAGCAGTCGTCTGGGACGTGGACGACACGATCTTCGACTACACCACCGCCGACCGCGCCGGCATGCGCGGACACCTCGCGGCCGAGGGCCTGCTCGACGGGTACGAGAGCGTCGAGCGGGCCCTGGCACGGTGGCGGGAGGTGACCGACGCGCAGTGGGCGCGGTTCGCGGCGGGGGAGGCGACCTTCCAGGGACAGCGCCGGGACCGCGTACGGGTCTTCCTGGACGACGCGGCACTGACCGACGCCGAGGCCGACGCCTGGTTCCAGCGGTACATCACGCACTACGAAGCCGCCTGGGCCCTGTTCCCGGACGTCCTGCCGGTCCTGGACGCCCTCGCGGCCAGTCACCGGCATGCCGTGCTGTCGAACTCCAGCCTCCACGTCCAGGACCGCAAGCTGCGGCTGCTCGGCGTGCACGACCGCTTCGAGGCCATCCTGTGCGCGGCCGAGCTGGGCGTCTCCAAGCCGGCGGCACGCGCCTTCCTGGCGGCCTGCGAGGCCCTGGAGCTGGCTCCGCACGAGGTGGCCTACGTCGGCGACCACCCGGAGATCGACGGGCGGGGCGCCGCCGACGCCGGGCTGCTGTCGGTCTGGATCGATCGCGGGGGCCAGTACGCGACCGTCGACCCGCCCACCGGACCGCACCGGATCGCCTCCCTCGCCGAACTCCCCGCGATCCTCGGCGCGGATACCCGTTTTGGAGCCCCGTCCACCTTCGGGTAA
- the ndgR gene encoding IclR family transcriptional regulator NdgR has translation MDNSSGVGVLDKAALVLSALESGPATLAGLVAATGLARPTAHRLAVALEHHRMVARDMQGRFILGPRLAELAAAAGEDRLLATAGPVLTHLRDITGESAQLYRRQGDMRICVAAAERLSGLRDTVPVGSTLTMKAGSSAQILMAWEEPERLHRGLQGARFTATALSGVRRRGWAQSIGEREPGVASVSAPVRGPSNRVVAAVSVSGPIERLSRHPGRMHAQAVIDAAARLSEALRRTG, from the coding sequence ATGGACAACAGTAGCGGCGTCGGCGTTCTGGACAAGGCAGCCCTTGTCCTGAGCGCTCTGGAGTCCGGTCCGGCCACCCTCGCGGGTCTGGTCGCGGCGACCGGGCTGGCACGACCCACGGCCCACCGGCTGGCCGTGGCTCTGGAACACCACCGCATGGTGGCGCGTGACATGCAGGGCCGTTTCATTCTCGGCCCCCGGCTCGCGGAGCTGGCCGCGGCGGCGGGCGAGGACCGCCTCCTGGCGACCGCCGGCCCGGTGCTCACCCACCTGCGGGACATCACGGGCGAGAGCGCTCAGCTCTACCGCCGCCAGGGCGACATGCGCATCTGCGTCGCCGCGGCGGAGCGCCTGTCCGGCCTGCGGGACACGGTCCCGGTCGGCTCGACGCTCACCATGAAGGCCGGCTCCTCCGCGCAGATCCTGATGGCCTGGGAGGAGCCGGAGCGCCTGCACCGCGGCCTCCAGGGCGCCCGCTTCACGGCCACGGCCCTGTCGGGCGTACGACGCCGTGGCTGGGCCCAGTCCATCGGTGAGCGCGAGCCGGGCGTCGCCTCCGTGTCCGCTCCGGTGCGCGGCCCCTCCAACCGCGTGGTCGCCGCCGTCTCCGTCTCCGGCCCGATCGAGCGCCTGTCGCGCCACCCCGGCCGTATGCACGCCCAGGCCGTCATCGACGCCGCCGCCCGCCTCTCCGAGGCCCTGCGCCGCACGGGCTGA
- the leuC gene encoding 3-isopropylmalate dehydratase large subunit has product MGRTLAEKVWDDHVVRRAEGEPDLLYIDLHLLHEVTSPQAFDGLRKSGRQVRRLDLTIATEDHNTPTLDIDKPIADPVSRIQLETLRKNCADFGVRLHPLGDVEQGVVHVVGPQLGLTQPGMTVVCGDSHTSTHGAFGGLAFGIGTSQVEHVLATQTLPMARPKTMAITVDGDLPDGVTAKDLILTIIAKIGTGGGQGYVLEYRGSAIEQLSMEARMTICNMSIEAGARAGMIAPDETTFAYLEGRPHAPKGEDWDAAVAYWKTLKTDEDAEFDAEVVIEAAELAPFVTWGTNPGQGAPLSAHVPDPASYEDASERLAAEKALEYMGLEAGQPLNSIKVDTVFVGSCTNGRIEDLRAAAEIMKDRKVADGVRMLVVPGSARVGLQAVSEGLDVVFKDAGAEWRHAGCSMCLGMNPDQLAPGERSASTSNRNFEGRQGKGGRTHLVSPQVAAATAVLGHLASPADLSDAETRTPAGV; this is encoded by the coding sequence ATGGGTAGGACACTCGCGGAGAAGGTCTGGGACGACCACGTCGTCCGGCGCGCCGAGGGCGAGCCCGACCTCCTCTACATCGATCTGCACCTGCTGCACGAGGTGACCAGCCCGCAGGCCTTCGACGGTCTGCGCAAGAGCGGTCGCCAGGTGCGCCGCCTCGATCTGACCATCGCGACCGAGGACCACAACACCCCGACCCTCGACATCGACAAGCCCATCGCCGACCCGGTCTCCCGGATCCAGCTGGAGACGCTGCGCAAGAACTGCGCCGACTTCGGGGTGCGCCTGCACCCGCTGGGCGACGTCGAGCAGGGCGTCGTGCACGTCGTCGGCCCGCAGCTGGGGCTGACCCAGCCCGGCATGACGGTCGTCTGCGGCGACTCGCACACCTCCACGCACGGCGCCTTCGGCGGTCTGGCGTTCGGCATCGGCACCTCTCAGGTGGAGCACGTGCTGGCCACCCAGACGCTGCCGATGGCCCGCCCGAAGACCATGGCCATCACCGTCGACGGCGATCTGCCCGACGGCGTCACCGCCAAGGACCTGATCCTCACCATCATCGCCAAGATCGGCACCGGCGGCGGCCAGGGCTACGTCCTGGAATACCGCGGCTCCGCCATCGAGCAGCTCTCGATGGAGGCCCGGATGACCATCTGCAACATGTCGATCGAGGCCGGCGCCCGCGCGGGCATGATCGCCCCGGACGAGACCACCTTCGCGTACCTCGAGGGCCGTCCGCACGCACCCAAGGGCGAGGACTGGGACGCGGCCGTCGCGTACTGGAAGACGCTGAAGACCGACGAGGACGCCGAGTTCGACGCCGAGGTCGTGATCGAGGCCGCCGAGCTGGCGCCGTTCGTCACCTGGGGCACCAACCCCGGCCAGGGCGCGCCGCTTTCGGCACACGTCCCCGACCCCGCTTCGTACGAAGACGCTTCGGAGCGCCTCGCCGCCGAAAAGGCCCTGGAGTACATGGGGTTGGAGGCCGGCCAGCCGCTGAACTCCATCAAGGTGGACACCGTCTTCGTAGGCTCGTGCACCAACGGCCGCATCGAGGACCTGCGGGCCGCCGCCGAGATCATGAAGGACCGCAAAGTCGCCGACGGCGTACGGATGCTGGTCGTCCCGGGCTCCGCGCGCGTGGGTCTGCAGGCCGTCTCCGAGGGCCTGGACGTCGTCTTCAAGGACGCCGGCGCCGAATGGCGGCACGCGGGCTGCTCGATGTGTCTGGGCATGAACCCCGACCAGCTGGCCCCGGGCGAGCGCTCCGCGTCCACCTCCAACCGCAACTTCGAGGGCCGGCAGGGCAAGGGCGGGCGTACGCACCTGGTGTCGCCGCAGGTCGCGGCGGCCACCGCGGTGCTGGGCCACCTGGCCTCGCCGGCCGACCTGTCCGACGCCGAGACCCGTACGCCCGCTGGAGTCTGA
- the leuD gene encoding 3-isopropylmalate dehydratase small subunit yields the protein MEAFTTHTGRAVPLRRSNVDTDQIIPAHWLKKVTRDGFEDGLFEAWRKDPSFILNQPERTGATVLVAGPDFGTGSSREHAVWALQNYGFKAVISSRFADIFRGNSLKNGLLTVVLEQKIVDALQELTEKDATAEVTVDLEAREVRAEGITAPFELDENARWRLLNGLDDISITLQNEPDIAAYEAKRPSHKPRTLPV from the coding sequence ATGGAAGCATTCACCACGCACACCGGCCGGGCCGTCCCGCTGCGCCGCTCCAACGTCGACACCGACCAGATCATCCCTGCTCACTGGCTCAAGAAGGTGACCCGGGACGGGTTCGAGGACGGGCTGTTCGAGGCCTGGCGCAAGGACCCGTCGTTCATCCTCAACCAGCCCGAGCGCACGGGTGCGACCGTCCTGGTCGCCGGCCCCGACTTCGGCACCGGCTCCTCCCGCGAGCACGCCGTGTGGGCGCTGCAGAACTACGGCTTCAAGGCCGTCATCTCGTCCCGCTTCGCCGACATCTTCCGTGGCAACTCGCTCAAGAACGGCCTGCTCACCGTGGTTCTGGAGCAGAAGATCGTCGACGCGCTTCAGGAGCTCACGGAGAAGGACGCGACTGCTGAGGTCACTGTGGACCTTGAGGCTCGTGAGGTGCGTGCCGAGGGCATCACCGCCCCCTTCGAGCTCGACGAGAACGCCCGTTGGCGGCTGCTGAACGGGCTGGACGACATCTCCATCACCCTCCAGAACGAGCCCGACATCGCCGCGTACGAGGCCAAGCGCCCGTCGCACAAGCCGAGGACGCTGCCGGTCTGA
- a CDS encoding HU family DNA-binding protein gives MNKAQLVEAIADKMGGRQQAADAVDAVLDAIVRAVVAGDRVSVTGFGSFEKVDRPARYARNPQTGERVRVKKTSVPRFRAGQGFKDLVSGSKKLPKNDVAVKKAPKGSLSGPAPTIAKSAAKKAATKKATGAARKTTTAKKATPAARKTTATAKKTTAKKTTGTQPAAKTTATKSTAKKTAAKKAPAQKATAKKAPAKKSTSRTTTAKKATARKR, from the coding sequence GTGAACAAGGCGCAGCTCGTAGAAGCGATTGCCGACAAGATGGGGGGCCGCCAGCAGGCCGCCGATGCTGTCGACGCGGTCCTGGACGCCATCGTCCGCGCGGTCGTCGCGGGTGACCGGGTCTCGGTCACCGGTTTCGGTTCGTTCGAGAAGGTCGACCGTCCGGCCCGTTACGCCCGCAACCCCCAGACGGGCGAGCGGGTTCGGGTCAAGAAGACCTCCGTCCCCCGCTTCCGTGCCGGTCAGGGCTTCAAGGACCTGGTCAGCGGCTCGAAGAAGCTCCCGAAGAACGACGTCGCCGTCAAGAAGGCACCCAAGGGCAGCCTGTCCGGCCCGGCGCCGACCATCGCCAAGTCCGCGGCCAAGAAGGCCGCCACCAAGAAGGCGACGGGCGCGGCGCGGAAGACGACGACCGCGAAGAAGGCCACGCCCGCGGCGAGGAAGACGACCGCGACCGCGAAGAAGACCACGGCCAAGAAGACGACGGGTACGCAGCCCGCCGCCAAGACCACGGCGACGAAGTCGACCGCGAAGAAGACCGCGGCCAAGAAGGCCCCGGCGCAGAAGGCGACGGCCAAGAAGGCCCCCGCCAAGAAGTCGACGTCCCGCACGACCACCGCCAAGAAGGCCACCGCCCGCAAGAGGTAA